Within the Drosophila melanogaster chromosome 3R genome, the region TTCCAACTTCCTTCTACGTGCTAACGGCCTTTTAAGGAACcaagtatacccttttactctacgactAATGGGTATGAAAAAAAGAGCGCGCAACGATGCTTGAGTGTTTTCTTTATAAACAGAAAACTTAATGATGTTGATTTAGTAGAACAGACAACCCCGATCGCCTCTCTGTCGCCTGGTATTTTCATAATATGTACGGCACAATATGATTGGGTGCTTATGCTCTGCGCTCAacactttacacattttgCCCGGCCAAAGTAAACGTCAGCGGCTCCGAGCTTGGTCTCCAAACTCCAAACTCAAGTCCCCAGCTCCGCACACCCCATCACGATGTTCTTCTTCAGTCAACATGATTTGCAAGATATACAAATTCATTCAGCGCCGACGAAAACCTAAACCGAAGCTGAAgctaaagccaaagccaaagccaaagccaagaCGGTGACGGAGACCACGACTTAGTTCTGGCCCGCATGTCTGCTTCATTAACGCGTCTTTAGAGTCTGGCTGCGATTCTCGGACCCCTGAACATATATACCCTGTCTTATCGGCGCTGGCGAAGAATGTGCACGACTCTCTGGAAGTTTGTGACAAGACGTTTGGGCTCGGCATTAGCGTGGCGAGAACTTTGGCGGTGGTCGCGGgattaaaattgcattttggccTTGGGTTTAGTcgcttttaaaatatggattttattattttattttcaaatcaaagtTGAAGTATAGATGTAGATAAAGAGTGTTGTAACTGAAGCAGGGCCAGGTACGAAAACAGAGCACGCTGTTGTCTAATTTTTCGACTCTCCAGTTTAgcgatagaaattggcaacATAATAACAAAGCGAAAgaattctttttcatttttatttctttttatcagaTTGGCAAGATATAGTCAAATACTACTTagttttataatatatatggcCAATGATACATTTGGATATGAAGTAGTGCCTACgaaaagatttaaaaatttgtcaaCACGGTATGTGTAAGTCGATTCCCCATAGTCCCAGCAATCGCTTGTGAATTTTACAGATCTCAGGTGTAAATTgttcccccccccctctctctctctctctacaGCATCCTTACCCGCATCAATGTTCCCGACTAAGCCTGTATGCGTCCGTGTGAGTATCTGTGTACCTGGTCGCCTTTGTGTAAGTGCACTTGGTGCCCCGCACAAGGAGAAGCGAGAATTTAGCGCCGCGACCGCAATTAGTTAGACCGCACTAAAATATGATTAGTACCCGCCTGCCCACCTCCTCCCATTAATTCCCTCTTCGGATGTCGAGTTTGTTTGCCGGGCTGAGGGTCCGCAGCAATAATGCCCACGTACTCAAATCGCCACTTGAAAAATTCCCCAAAGCCCTGGCAAAAATGGAACTGTGTTAACGAGAACTTCAAAGTGACGCCAAAGTAGCAAAAAAGGACGATGAAAAGGATAACCCCTTATCCCCTTATCATTCGAATAATATAAAGTTTTCATTAAATTActaaattcatttgtttctgTTCAATTCAATTTCTCATACACAAAAGTATACTAGTGTGTAGTGACTATTACCGAAGACCGAGTAAGGTCTAAGTACTGCCTGTCAGGTAAGTGCAACGTATTATGGCATTTGGATGTATggagatatacatatatagtatatacatatatgcaaacaGAGAAGTATGAATGAGAGTGAGGAGAATATGGCAACAAACTACTATTCACGATGCACCACCATTTTGCATGCACTGTTACGCAAGGGATCGTCATCTGTTCTtgaaattgcaattgaattgtTTTCAGTGGAAGTGGGACTAAAAACTTCTTGGAAACCAGGCTTGTCCTTTGCCGACCGTCCTTCACCCAGCCACGTCAGTGGCTCGGAAATAATTTCGCATCCCCGGAAAGGCCGAGGAATTCCAGCACTTGCATTTGCCGTCTGAAAGGCCAGCCTTTGTGCCAGGAAGTTTGCCTTGGCCACCTATTGTTGGCTGCCTCCGCCTGCGAGTGACATTAGTCGTGCAATAAGCAGACAGGCCCCAGTGACACATGTTTCCCAGCCGAGGTCCGTGACTGCTCCTGCTCCGGCTCCTGCCTCTGCTCCTTTACTTTCCTTTCTCGTTCTCGTTCCGTTCCTTTTCCAGCGCCTGCTTGTTTGAGTTTCCCTCACCTTGTGGAAAACTTTGCCAGCTTGGCATGCCAGACACGTTGACAAAAGACGACAACGTTGCCAGCGACGACATAGACGAATTTATGCTAATCAGCTTTGATGCCCCGAAGCGCCGGAGCTCCAAGACCTGGATGTCAGGCCTTCTGGATTTTGGCCACGAGGGTTGCTTGGCCATTTCTTAGTAAACTGGGGCAtggcaaattaatttgattgtCGAGCCTGATGAGATTACACAGACAGCCTGGCTCACCTACGGCCGAACGGGTTGGGCTCGGGATGTTTGGCACTAAATTCCGGTTCCGGTACAGCGCAATTACTAATATAGGAGCCTAGCATGTGGGCAACAATAAGAACGATTTGCCACGCTAGATAAAGATAATGTTTCTATTAAATAGCGAAACGTTCTGccattttattacaaaattatGGGCCAGGTATGGAGGGAAGTGCATTTCTGATAGAGGAACTGGTTTTCTTTGGCAACATCTAGTAGCACCAATATTCCAAATTGGTATGCGTTAAGGACCTTCGCCCAGCTATTTCTTAGACTCACCCTCGTGGCCTGTCCCATCTGATTGCTACCTTTGCCTGTTGACTGGCAAATTATAATGAGGACTGGTGGGTGGGTGAGGAGGATGGAGGGTGGGGACCGGTGACCGGGGAAGGAGCAGATGGAATGGCGGCAGAAGACAAATTCGCAGCCGTACTACAATAGTTGCCTGGCAGCCCGGCCATCAAATCCACTCACGCACCAATTAAGTTCAATTTTCGATAGAATAACAAAACGCTCTCAGCATATCCCGACCCCATCGCCCCGGATTCCATCTGGGAATTTCACTGCCCTTGGCGGGCATGGAAATTGACATCATTTGCTGTTAAAAATGTGTCGAGGGTGCTGCGCTCGCCATTACGTGTGTGCGTATCCGATTCGCATTGGAGTTGGGCCCTGAATAAGGACGGGCGGGCATGGGGATTATCCGGCAGTGAGGACTGCATCTGTTTATGGCGAAGAGCCAGCGGGCGGCATTATAAGCACATTAAATTCTGAAGGCGCAGACGGGGCATGTCTGAAATGTTGACGACTCTCGGGCGGCGGGTCGCAAGTGGTTTTTATGCGCGtgtattattattgaataCCATTAGGGGCACTCGAACGCACTCCCCACCCCACCCCCATCCGTATCCTGGCGAACGTGAGGTCCTGTTCTTGGCTCGATTCCCGAACTGTCAGCCAGCTCAAAGTCAAATCAATCCGGAAGGGGGCGGGAAAACTTGAAGGTCTGCGTCTGGTCTCAAGGCGGTCGCGTTTACTGCGACTGCGTTTAGtggtttaatttttatttttatggtgCAGTTTAATGGCAGCTCTTCCAAATGTCTTCCCGTATGACAAGCACACACCGGGGGAAATTGTACTGTACGTTAAGGGATGTGTAATTTATATGAGACATGTGACTGcatatcgaaaaaaaaaaaaacgttttcaTATTTAAGCATGAAAAGgtttttattctattttacCCGTTACCCATAGAGttaaagggtatactagattcgttgaattataaataaattatgtgtATTATggtgtatttatgtatttgcCGATCGGGCCATGTCCGTCCGTTCGTCTGTTCGACTGTTCGActgtctgtccgtctgtccgtatgaatgTTGATCTAGGGGAGCTATCAAATCTAGAAAGATTAGATTACGTATGCCGATCCTGCAGACGTAGACTCAGCACACGCATGCTTATCAACGTTGCCACGCCCAgttgttattttaattttattttgtccAAAAATATCACGCCCCTCAAATTTGGTATTTGTGGTTAATTGATAAATTGTTATCAATTATtatattcttattattattcctACCTTCTTGACATTCGATTCGGATAGTTTAGATGGTTTTGTCGTCATTTACCCCGACAATATCCCATAGATTTTGAAATCAAAGACATGTCTAATCATTGCTAGTTTCTCTCAGTGGAGGTGTAAGGCGAGCGGGTATGGTAAGAAGTTGCCTTTCAAGTGCGGCCCCGGCACAATGTGTTTTTTATGGGCTTCTGGGGCTCCGTTTTATGTTTCATCATTTGAGTGCACCTCGTTTGTTGCGGGTCTTAAGCAGCCTCTCCTCATGCGCCGAGTACTTTTCTGGCCTTTGTCATTAATGCCAGTTTTTCCCGTCCTGCCCCATAATTGCTACATTTTGTGTGCTGTTTCTGCTCGGGCTCATTAGTCGCAACTCAAATCAACTCAGCCGAGCCGAACTGAGCGGCGATGAAATGAAGTGAGGTCTCAAGGATACGGATGCGAGCGTGTCTGATCAGGGCTGAATAGATTTGTGTGCGGATTTCATATTCATAAGGCGCATTCGTTCGTCGGACTAATTAAACTTTTGCCGCCGTTTCTGGGAACCATCCAACTGTTTAAACATTCCCCAGGCAGACAGAACACACTCCATGAATGGCTAATTAGTTGCTGGGAGACAAAACCGACTCCAGCATCGCATCGGGGGGAAATTGCCTAATCAtgatttttgcataattttttaaaagcttcTCCGCCCGCCAACCGCAGTTCAAAAGGGCTTTCAACCCTTGAAGGCCTCGAAATGAAAGTGGTTTCCGTCCGAGAAAGTCCTTTGTCTGCCCGTCAAAGCCGTGtggcattattattattaatcagAATCCCTGTCTCGAGCCCGGCTTAAGCCGATACCGATCCGTAACCGAATCAGACAGGCTGCagaatttacaaaaattaatttatgacACGCCGCggcacattttccattttccgagCGCATACAAAACGTGCTATGATTTTTATCCGCACCCAAGCTGCTCTTCCGCCCTCCCGTCGTAcctattatttttaatccattAAACAAATGCCACGTTACGAGGCCGTCGGTTCGTGTCCGTTATCGgcggggaaatggaaaatgggaaacggAAAACGGGCAGAAGGGTCTTTGATTTCCTCGCCAGAGTCATGGGGCTTCGCTGCGAGGGTAGATACACTCGTATCAGTCTGGAGCAACGCCTTCGCTTTGCGCCATGCAATCGGAGAGTTTTCCTAGTTTTCCCTGTTTTTCCGAATCTCTTCACGCTGAGTTATCTTGTTCGGCGTGATGGAAAGGTACGAACCGCCTAATGGCATTTGTGGCAAATCATTAATATCAATCGGGACAGATACTCGCACAGTATCGATCCATTTGCCCGCATGTGGGATTGTCCAGATGCATTCGGCTGTGACTTCGTCTAGGGTTTCCCTCGTCTCGCACTTGAGATAATGGGAATCCAGGTCTCCTCTTATTGCCACCAGTGAAGTGTGCAGAGGGGTAGCCTCTTCTGGGAACGTAAGATTCTCGACATGTAAGTTATTTAATCGAAATAGTTTTCATCGGTAATCTGAGAATTATGTCGTGCATGAAAGCAtacacatttgttttatttatttttttattataaccATTTTGAAGTtgttgtttaaataataatattgttttaGGGTAGAGGCCTTGCAACAAAGGGATTGAAAAGCTTACCAAAGCGAACTTATGTTCGGATTTGCCACGATCTTCAGCAAGTATTAGATATTCTGAGCTTTCAAAGATATTTCTTCGGAATGCTGAGCCTTTTCTTAGCTTCCCCTCTGACTCACCGCTAGTCAGTTCCGGTTTCCACACACAACAGTCTGGATATCAAAGCATTTTCCTCGGATTTAAAGCTCATAACGATTCACAGCTCAGTGACCAAGGAGCTCTGAAAAGCAGGAGCACAAAGCCACTCTGCGGCACTTCCTTCCCCTTACCCTTCCCCTCCGCCTGCTTCCCCTCACCATTGTGTACCGCTCATAGTACAGTATATCGTACAGACCTCCCCAAAGCCGCCCGCCCTCCCCGGAGCGAAAAAATACTGGCGAACAAAGCAATTTTGTGGAATTACAAGAGCGTCTCTAATTGTTAAGTAAGCATAATGTGTGCAACATATGGCCGAGAGACTTGGCCGGACTTTGACAGGGCCCCCGACTCCCCTCCCCTTTGGTTCTGGGGATGGGATGTGCCTGGGAAATTGTGGCAGCGACAGCCTGCAGGGcaccaaaaaacaaatatccAAACTGGAACGAGGGGCACAAATAAATTGGCAAAGCGCTCGCAAAAAAGATCTTAgcgcttgtgtgtgtattAAATGACATGTCAGCCATAAAAAGCgcttgcaaaaatattttattgtgcaTGTGGCAAGTCAACAAACTGTGCACTACGAGTGTATCTCCGGGTCCGTGGAAGGGCAAGTGCCGGGATGAAAGCTGTTTCCACAATGGGGCGCATTCAGATGGAGTTTTTGCGCCAACTGGGGCTCATTAAAGCTAAATAAAAGCATTGAACTGTGCAAACTTCCACAGAATCCAGACATGGGGCCCAGTTCTATAACAAGATGCAAAGCAGAACAAGCGAGTATAATTGGGTATGTCATCATGCCGCACTTAGAGACTTAGACTTACTCATATCTCCTGCCGTTCAAACTCGGTTTACTTTTCGCTTTTATTGGAACTTAATTCGTTACACATCTAGCAGtgattttaattgtatttcattttaacATCAATCTTAAACATTCATTTGGTGGATTAATCCCCCACAATTTCTCGCAAAAGGAATGTGTTGAATACATCGTGTCTGAATATTGTTTTCGAACTCGTACGTACATTTATATCTTTATTGTACACGTCGTTGGGCGAAATATGTCTACGGAAGTTCCTCGTACAGTTCACAGCTCTCGTATACGTTGCAATTCCTTGCCGGAAGTGGTAATGGATAATCGCTGGAGGGCGGAACAGAAGGAGCCCTGTCCCTGGGCGGGCGGATATACTTGTTCGACTCCGTGGGGCGGTGATTTGCTTGCTCCAGGTAACGGTGATAGGCGGTGACGTACTCGTTGTTGTCAATAGTAGCAATCGGACCTCTGCGAAGACGGAAAGGTGAGTGGGTATGTGtcaattttcaaaatattaaatatattgattttaaGAAAGGAACTATTTAAAGGGATATTTTAAAAAGATCTCACATCGTAAACctaatttaaatgattataATCATTCCGACATTGGAGGAAACGTAGTATTTGGCGAAACAATGAATTAGATAACGTATCATAAAAAAGTGCTGCCACTTATGTGCTCTTTAAAAGACCTACCCCACTTGCTCATACGGGTCCTTCTCAAATCTTCCCTGAATCAGTCCTATCGTATTCGACTCCCGCCGCTTATTGCCTCGCAACCAGGATGGATTCAGGCGCAGGGTTCCGAAGACGATGAGCATGCCGAGGAAGCTGCCGATGAAGAGGAGACCCACTCCCAAGCCAATGACCAGTCCGCTGTGGTCCTCGAACCAGGAGACCTGTGCAGAGACCACACATCGCATGGTATGGTGGGAACAACAGTTGGATGCGGAGGTAAAGTTCTCGCCTAATATCACACAGAAGAATGTGGGAGTGGTGCAAGTCGATTCGCAGATCTCCACCAGTAAACCATCCTGGCACGACGATTTTCCCAGATCTGCAGATGCAACCGTATCGGTGGTAATTCTGGAGCACTCTAGATCCTGGCAAAGTTCCTCTTCGCATTTTGGCGATGGTGTTGTTAATATCGTTGTTTCTGTCATAGATGTACTTTCTTCTTTGGGTGTTGTTGTACTTTGTGTTGATGGTGGTGAAATTTCTATGGAAGTAGTAGGTCCTAGTGTAGTGGTGCCCACTACTTCTGGAGCCATCGCTCTCTTCGCTAGGATAGTAGATATCTCTTCAGCGTTAGTAGTTGTCTCAGGAGAGAACGCGGATACGTCCAACTGAT harbors:
- the CG14662 gene encoding uncharacterized protein — protein: MFKSKSFDLVIEEKTKKPERLYQPRRMRWLKYIILPAVFSFALLLILVNVDFSDNSEDSTHLGNDTSLIISGYGFENNTLRRGFFSGGIALHSLVIENCTIVHINDAAFNQESTVNITSLQLINVQLENLTESALEGLQKLQNFTLVNENNHFRPFGFLSAVAESLVSAEIHQSLAAAISYSVCDFLGSRNFPQLKYLDLSGTHLDKSLIKESFDNLPALEQLLLRNCGLGNIEWEIVRPRLKLLHYLDLGGAQKTGNYEHQLDVSAFSPETTTNAEEISTILAKRAMAPEVVGTTTLGPTTSIEISPPSTQSTTTPKEESTSMTETTILTTPSPKCEEELCQDLECSRITTDTVASADLGKSSCQDGLLVEICESTCTTPTFFCVILGENFTSASNCCSHHTMRCVVSAQVSWFEDHSGLVIGLGVGLLFIGSFLGMLIVFGTLRLNPSWLRGNKRRESNTIGLIQGRFEKDPYEQVGGPIATIDNNEYVTAYHRYLEQANHRPTESNKYIRPPRDRAPSVPPSSDYPLPLPARNCNVYESCELYEELP